In Festucalex cinctus isolate MCC-2025b chromosome 1, RoL_Fcin_1.0, whole genome shotgun sequence, the sequence AACCCCGAAGGTTCGCTACTTCAGCCGAAGACTGCCCCTGAAGAGCAAGGCCGCCGCCCCTGAGGACATGGACCGAGAGGACTTTTTGGACATCATCGGCGTGGAGACCATCAGCAACGAATATCCGGTGATCCCCAGACCCGCCAAGACGGCCGCGGATAGGATCCCAGCGGGCCCCAACCCTGATCCGAACGCGGGATCGGTCAAAATCCCGCCTCCGGCCGGACGCAGGGAGAATCTGTTCCTGTCCGAGCTCAACAAGATGCCCTTTCGGCGTCAGGCcgacaacgacgacgacgacgactccGACGATGGCGACGTGGAGGACGAGGTGACCACCTATCTGGCGGCCAAAATCCTGACCGAGTACCCGCCCAACGGCATCGCCAAGCGGGACACCCAGGCGCAGACCAAGGGCCACTTCCCCTACGAGCTGTACGAGAGGGCCGTCAAGGACTACTTGAGCCAGGCGGACTCTGGGAGCAGACCGGTGGTCAAGAGGGAGGCCGAGGAGGAGAAGCCCACTGAGGTGCAGagcaaggaggaagaggaggggatGAAGGCCAAGACCTCCGCCCCGGCCCCCGGCACCGCGTCGGGGGGAGAAGGAGCGGAGGAGCACCGTGACAAAGCTGTGGCTGGAATGTAAACGCTATGATTATAGTATTTAAATTTCTCTGTATGGTGGATGTGATCTAGTTTACAAATTTTATTGTACAAATCATAGCTGATATcaccctaataaaaaaaaataaaaatacaaatatatctacatgtatatatatagtcCCTATTTGCTGCAAGGTCATTATAGAAATATAGTGACGTCATAGGAGATGAGACCAACATACGATTTAAAACACAGGGTTTGCAACTTCTATTACTTCTAAATTCTTAAAGGAGAAGTCAGCCCAACACATTGTTGACAAGAATATGTTATGTGACTTCACTAGTCTAAagaaacattctgattaataacatttgtggaatatgaggtatgaagcaaaatccaggcgtttctatctatctcagggggcggccattttgccacttgctgtcgacttaagatgacatcaatgttgctctggtctcaggtaacaaccaatcacagcttagcttcagaaaaaaggtgagctgtgattggtcagtgcctgagccctgagtaactatgatgtcatcttcagttgacagcaagaaggcaaaatggccgccccctgagatggataaaaacggctggatgttgctgcttaactcatattacacaaatgtaatattaatcagaatgtcatgtttagactagtgaggtcacatataacattattgtcaagaaatgtttaatgttgactTCCACTTCAACAAGTATAAATATCAAATATGAGTTTCTAATTAAGTTTTGAGACATTGTTAAAGTTTTACATTGTGTTCGTAGAAACAGactattatatttaatatgaattgATATCTGTCAAATTGAAGTATGTATGAATCTAGCTGTACATTCGGACAGCCTCGAAAGTTTTCCCTTCAACTTTCCTAACATTTGAGAATACAATCTGGGTTATGTTCAGTTGGAGCTGACTGGAATGAGTGCTGCCGTGGCTCCGCGTATATTCAGGGTTCGTGAAGTTGTTGTAATTATGATTATGGATCGTTCTTGACCAGTCTCAATATCAGCCTGCCTTCCAATCGCTTTTCATACTGCGTTGTCGGCCTACCAGTGGTTGTGCTATGTATGCTCATTTTTAAACCATTTTGTACATGCTCAATAATGTGTGATGAAGCACAGATGAATAAAGCATCAGcggtattatttttcttcttgctgAGTTGTGttgcttattaaaaaaataaataaataaataaacaggagTCGTTCACATGAGTTGGTTATCAAAATACACTTTTAATTAGAAGCTCCAAATTgttatcaaaaatatttttttttacacccactCTAGCAAGAGCTCTCAGAAGAAAGATGGCACAATCAATCTGAGATTTGACAGATTAAAACAAATGAATCATTTCATTTGgcaaatgtactttttcacaTTGTCAAATTATTAAATCATAAATTCACAAGGTTAAATTCCAATATATTCATAACATTCAGCACACCTGTAAAATATGTTCACCCCTTTCATTTTCAAACGAGTGCAAGATcaagaaaattgatatttacttGTAAATGAAGCCTTCGTCTCTCATCTTGAGAATGTTTAGCAGGCTCAAAATTAATCCAACTTCCACGTCATCGTTGTATTTACATATTTAGGCCCTGAGCTTTACTTCGTCCCTTTTCCTGTGTCAAAATGCCGGCTTGCTCATATATTCCTCCATTGTCTAGAAAAGAAAGTAGAAAAGCACACAACAGAGGATAAATCACCTTCTCGGGGGTCTTTGCGCTCAATTGTGTGATAAGATGAATATTCAGAGGCACACGTTTAACACGTCACCTGGAATTAATGAAGGTGCTGAGAACACCGACACACAGTCACTAACACAAGCGGAACATCTAACCTGTCTGTCCATATTCAAGGTCCAAACAGCTCCACCTCATACCAATCATTGCTGCCATCCTGAAGCGATAATGATCACAATCAATGGTTGCCAACGACGACGGCATCAAATCCAAACTCAGGTGTTAGTCGAGCCTTTACCGAGAAGCACGCAAGAACACACCCAGGGGAACGACTTGGCCACACACAGCCGCCAGCCTAACGAGAGCGGGAAGTGTCGCTAAACCTACGCCACGCCACCCCCGTCGACGCAAAACTGTCTCTCGCTAGCGACTAACACTTGGCAGGCAGAGAAAGAGACAAGAGGGAGCGAGAGAGATGCACACTCGCGCAAGGGTGGAAAATCAGGCAGCAAACACATACACTGCACACAACAGCAAACATCCAGAAGCCGATTAGCAACGGGACTCGCTGGAGGCCTTAGCAGCGCCACCGTTCATCAAACTGGACCATCACACTGACTACTGGAGATGCTCACATTCACACAACTACACTGAAACAACACCTTCCCATGCTGGAGCTCAATGCAAAACCTAGTAGGAAAAGTTACTGTTCAGGAAataaacatcaaaacaaaacgttGGGTCATTTGTGGTTGGGTGATTAGATCTCGGCTGGAGCCATGCTGGAGGTTATTAGACCGGTGATCCCTAACCATTGCGCCGGTCCTTGGGTGACAACTAGTGGGGcaagcaaaagatttcagttttGTGCTTGTTACGGAGATGCTAAATTAcagtgaaagtaccctgaatgcaccatttttgcttgcgtagcattagcaaccagcaagtgtgtagcgtatgttattctgttgtcccgaagcgtcctttaagctgtttaatgacaccacagttggagttaactggaAAAcgaaatacacaacgttaagaattccATCCACTGCATATTTAAGTACAAAACACGCTTTGtctttaaaacatcgctagcctagcgctaactggaagttagcaaatgctaacaggaagttagcatcgacttcgggagcgtttttccttcaaataacgaatcaaatcgggcccttctgaatcaaatcgaatttggaaatctgaatcgatttataaaaaaaaaaaaaaaaaaaaaaagaaagaaagaaattgtagaaatttttttcaaacatttttctttaaatgcgcttcattaataataattatatatatatatatatatatatatatatatatatatatatatatatatattaggggtgtgaattgcctagtacctgacgattcgattcgtatcacgattcacaggtcacgattcgattcgataccgattaatcccgatacgaatttataagttgattgttgcgatttttttcattcaaatttagaaaatactaatcagtaagcttgtagagtgtaagatttatatgaaaatgtattatttatttatctgaaatttcagtcttatagaggttgtaatctgtttcatgtttaaacagcattaaaataaaatattaaggcttaatgttccgttcatataacattcttccatgctcaaggtgtgaatcctaaaaaaaaataaaaaaaaataaaaataataaaaaaaataaaataaatcgattctgccgattattgaatcgattcgagaatcgcgcgatgtagtatcgcgatatatcgccgaaacGATTTTttgaacacccctaatatatatatatatatatatatatatatatatatatatatatatatatacatatatatatatatatatacatacacattttcATATTAAATATTCTTTAGATTATTCTTTAGATGTCCATTTCAAATTTGTAAGTTGCCAGATAGAGACGAAAGgcagatgaaaaagaaaaacaaaaattaaacatgTCTAAAAAGTGGccataaaatgaaaaagaaaaaaagaggaaaagcagaaaattaacatataatgtacacaaaattgcttaaaaaaaaaaaaaaaaaaaagtcagaaaatgtatttaaaaaaaaaaaagtcagaaaacgtatttaaattttttttaaaaaatgttcaaaaagtaacagtAAAATGTCTTTGTCTctgcaaaaaaaggtcacaatccattttcaaaaaaacgaaaaatgtccaaaaacaaaacaattcgcGAAATTGACAATATAATGTATACAAAATTCCCCAAAAAGTtagaaaattaatttttaaaaaggcaggaaagaaaaaaaactttaaaaagtaattataaatgtccaaaaaaaagaagaaatctcaaaaatcaccataaaataaagaagagaggcagaaaatgaccataatatgctcataaaattgccaaaaattaaacttgacagaaaggcagaaaaatctatatatgtatgaaaaattacatctgaaaaaaaagacacacaaaagaaaaaaacaaaaacaaaaatggaagacgaaaggtagaagaaaatgaatctcaaagttatggtgcagctctaattagctcttagGCCCTCAGTAaattagactaacactaacacagGGTTTCCTTTATCATAATGTTCATAGGTTTTTCATCAGCAGacagattttgttgttgtttatttagccTAAACGTGATTTTGCACCACATCACTCTTTGCATTTGGATGTATAATGTCTACGATAGAAGACTGATAAGATGAATACATCACGATGGTTCAAAATGGTTTTGCAGCATTGTATTACAATACcgttgctttgttcttgtttactgcaaaactgatgtttatgtacagcactttgtatacagcaacgcctgttcttaaagcgctttataaataaagttgagttgagttatattTACATGATactgttttacatttttcaactgTATGTTTGCCGACGGCGTTTTAGCCTCACAAATAGGGAGTCGTTTCAAAGTGAAGTGAACTGTGTCATAACGAAGACACGATCTACCCAACACAAATACCCAAACATTTGATTTGATGTTTATAAAGAGTCAAACTAATGCCACCTTGAGACAGGCCCGGACGACAAAAACTGGGCATACACTGGGCAAATCAAAGCAGTTTGTTGGTATCGAAGTGTATGCCTAGCTTTCATGACGCTAGTCAGCACCAACATTCAAACACGTTATTCTTACAAGCCGCAACTGTGTGTGACTGGTGTTGCCTTCACCTTGTGCGCAATGTGTGGCAATGTTTACATGGACAGAAACTTTCCACTTGTGAGGAAATAATCTCAATTCGATGATGCCATCTATAAATTCCCAGTCGACATTTGATGAAGCTAAGGACATCCGTTTATTAGGTATCAGGTTACTGCTgtccatgtaaatgcctcatATGTGCGTTTTCAGGCTGTACAGTAATATACTGCATGAATGCAAATGCAGCCAAGTGGCTCAAAATGGTGTGAAATCTTTTCGGAGAGTCTCTTGGTACTTTAACAGATTTCTAAAAGCTCATACATGAGTGAtattaaaccaattaaaaatgcCAGCGTTGTATTCGGCTGCTGTCATTAATGATGCCGTGCGTTGCAAAACAGATGCTCCACGCTCATGCCACAGTTGCGAGCCACTTgctggtgtgtgtttttttttgtttttgttttgcatctcACCTCCTGCAACATGTCTGAGGCTTCGATGGAGCGGTTCACAATCTGCTTGGAGGTTTCCTGGATTTCCCCTCCCATGAGGAACTCGTCCAAGATGAAATAGGCCTTCTCAAAGTTAAAGATTATGTCGAGCTCGCACACCTGGGAGGGGAGACGAGGGGATTAGTTCAGATAAGACAGGAGACGGTGGAACGGCAATCCTCTCACAGCCTAAAAATGCCTTTTCatgaacattttcatttaaagaTAGAGAGCGTTCAAATTGTGTTTCAATGGCTTTAACGTAAGGTGTTCGGCACAGGTTGTATGCTGGCGGTAGTTTCTGCAAGGGTCACAAACTGAGCTCTACCGTGAAGAGCGAAAAACTAAGCGTAATTGACACCCTCAGAAATGTTTAATATTTGCCTGTATTCATTGTTTAATCCGTAATTATACAGTAAATTGGCTTCCATTGCAGGGGTGTTCGAgaagggctgggtctaaaatatattattatcgatattccttttcatagcccaacatcaattcataaaaccatgaatcgatacttttaatacagtttttcccccgtaaattaatgtgtcaaatagggcccgaccgattaatcggccgccgattataattggtcaattattggccttcaaacatcggccaaaacaatcggccaattgagcGACTGGTAAATGgacgattattttccccttaaaacattatcaaagaaagccgaagtttccgacgctgtgaaagtaaaCTGAATACACcatttttgcttgcgtagcattagcaaccagcaagtgtgtagcgcatgttattctgttgtcccgaagcgtcctttaagctgtttaatgacaccacagttggagttaactgtaaaacgaaatacacaacgttaagaattacatccactgcatATTTAAATTCAAAACACGCTTTGtctttaaaacatcgctagcctagcgctaacaggaagttagcaaatgctaacaggaagttagcatcgacttcgggagcgtttttccttcaaataacgaataaaaTCGGacccttctgaatcgaatcgattttggaaatctgaatcgttACCCAGCCCAAGTTACGAGCATGTCTATGGCCAGTTGCTGGTTCTGTTTCTTCATTTATATGCAGTACTTGGGTGGCTCCATCGATGCCGTTTTGGAAGTGCACGACATGTCAGGTTGACACTCCACTAAAATGACATTACAGAATGGGGAGAAGAAAAATCGCTATGAAATATTCAGTATAGTCTGAATGTCTGATGCAAACAGTGAAGATTATTTGAGAGGTTCTCATTAATCCATGCAGGGATCCTGGCATAAAACACGCACATATAACAGTGTTTTCAGTGAAAACCAAACAGAAGCTATCAGCGACactggcaacgcaagatggctgcccaaaCGATCGTGACACTCTGAATGGCGGAATCAGGTcatatgtgtattttattttatttttttgcgacATACAGGATTCAAACTATAACGTACAATGCTGGTCAACGgcggaaataaaaaaataataataattctacatacttaccaaaaataaaaatatattaaaacccATTATCATTCCTgtcatttttgccaaaaacccaaagtaaatcaaagcTGCTGTTAACCCGTAACCTGCAATGGAGGGGCTATTACTGTACTGGACCACAAAACATAATCCCTAATATCAACTACATtgccattaaaaacaaatgcacaAAGTTAATTAACTATTAGCTATTAGTTAATTTAACTGCACAAAAGACTCTCCTAACAACAGACTTATCTCCTTCCCTACCTAAAAAGCTTGCCTGTCAGTCCTTTGTTGTAACCAGTTTCTATTTAGACAGGacttggcgccatcttgtggcattttacaCCATTACAGAAAGAGTACAAATaccatacaggactgtctcagaaaattagaacatTGTGATaaggtccattattttctgtaatgcaattaaataagcaaaaatcccatacattctggatccattacaaatcaactgaaatattgcaagccttttattgttttaatattgctgattatgaagccaattttttattttttatttttacttggtctgaggaaatattctaatattctgagataggatatttgagttttcttaagccataatcagcaatattacagaatggactttatcacaatattctaattttctgagacagtcctgtaaatgtgcttttttttttttttttttttacaaataatgaagaatatatttttaaaaaatgctaaaaaggtACATTTACAAAACACCTAATTCAGAAAATTGCTGTCCAACAAATAACACCTCAATGGGAAATGTTTTAGAATCCAAATCTAAGGTTGACATGTGTGACAGAGCACATTATAATTAATATCACCAATATCATTATTGTCGTTAATAGAACAGCTGCTCAAATATGAATTGAAGAAGGCGAAGGAGAAAATACATTGCCAAAGTATCTGTCCAGCAGCTCAACGTAGCGATGAATAACCTCCAAAGCGAGCAGCTCGTTCTCCTGGTTCTCTATAGCCAAGCAGAAATACAAGCTTGCGTATctagatggggggaaaaaaatggacagaATAAGGTTAGAAAGTCAGTTAGTGAGTTGATCTATTAGATACTTAGGGGTGTGCGTCGATGAGAAGATAAGAAACAGGTACACTTGCTTTGTAAGTGGCTGTAAGGAAAGAATGCAGGGCCCCACCCACCTTTTGTAAATAATCTTCAGGTCTTTCCAGTGCAGGAAGTTACAGGTACGCGGTTGCCGTGCCAACACGGCCGTGGTCATGTCCCTGATGATCTTTTTCTTCTCCCGATCAGACATGGGCGTGTACCATTTCTGCAAGCGCAACTTGCCCTGGCGGCTGAAGAGGAGCAGGAATCGCATCTGACGACACGGGACACACAGGAAGGGTTGGTGGGCGGAGTCAAGAGGGGCCGATGCAGGTCCCGTACCAACAGACACGAGTTCCTTAGCTCATTAACTACTAGAGCAACATGTGTTCTGCTGCTGCCATGGCTCATTAAAGAATAACTTGACTATTCAAACAAGCAACACATTTAATGATACCAACACAGCAAGAGAGGCGTTTGCATGGTGTTAGAATGTTCTTTTTGTGCACACTATGTGACATAATTACCCTGTcttagcttgtttgtttgtaatcAAGAAGCATATTTAAGGATCATAGTATGTGGCACATTTACAGTAAAAATTAAACTTTTCTAATATTGGAGCATTtaaggtatttttttctttgatacCACCAAATATGCAATGCATACACCTCTGTATGAGAGCAGCATTTAAATTTCTGACTTTACCTCCTttgacctttaactcattcactgccaatgacaactatagacgtcaaaaatccaagcaaacagccagtgttaattttggaaaaaaaaaaattaataataataataataataattaaatttaaatgttaataatttaaaaaaaaaaagaaattttagttttagttatcgtcttctgactaaatttcttagtcataactcagtcacctgattgtattttagttttaatacaattttagtcaacaaaaataaagagcaattttagtcgactaaaattgacttttagaggccgagacccagtatgtggtctcagtaagaccaagaccgaccacaagaacgtcaacacccgtgttgtagggtaacgggaatccgttctacgcacgatggttattaataacaacaatgatcaataactatgaatgaaaactatgaataactaaaactaaattcaaatttcttgtcaaaatttgcactggctgtttgcttggattttttacttctatagtcgtcattggcagtgaatgtgttaagtataATTTTATTTCTGTGACAATCTGGAATTGCAGTGCATcaaaattctttttaaaaaaaaaactgtattttgATTGTATTTATAGGGCTGGccgatatgacttttttttttttttttttttttttcccggaccAATACTAGTATTTGGAGTACCGATAGCTATACAATACCTAAATTTAAtttaacacaatgacaaaaaaactgAGAAAATGTTTCTTTCTGGTGCAGATGATGAGTCGCCGATGTGTCAAACTGCCACAGTATAGCACCAACTACTGCCGAGGAGGCCTTACGCAATGTCAGATTATTTTTCCCCGCAAGTATCCTGTCTGGTATCACATTCTCCACGAGTACccaataacttaaaaataatgcTGGTCACAGTATTCCCCCATATCTAATAATTAACAATATGAGATAGGCAAAATGTTATCTACTGTACACCCCTcgatagtaaaaataaaatacatttaaatagggCTGTGAAATtactcaaaattcaattacaatttcaattattacactccacaattacaaaatcaacataattatttaaaaaaaagattaacactaatttttgagttgtttaaatttatacattcgcacctttaaaaaaaattgaaataactaatttaatcaattttgtttcatccaaagtaacttacataattagtgtttcaaataattttattcctctgttttttgttgttgttttttttaagttgaatgaaacattttcttgttttgtacaaaaaataaataaaaacaaattatcacattactgcacagtgcacatgctgctgcactccaacttcaagttttcgccaacataaataaataaatatatattatcataaatatacattatgatattttttgtttggtccaaaggggacttacataattatagtgtttctattatttttttaattggtcttaatatttttaaatgcttaaacattagcttgttttgtaccaaaaataaacaattattttaataatcgtgatttcagttattgccaaaataatcatgattattattttgtccataatcgagcagccctatatTTAAATAGCATATTACTATAATGTCTTATTCTATAATGTCTTAAATAGggttactatttttttaattaaacgtaTGTCTGTACCATACGTCAGTGTGGTGGGACAGAGAGATCAGTTTCAGTTGAGAAGGCAAATGAAGGCGGAAAATAATGCAAAGTGACCAAACCTGTTTTCCTGTTACAcggttggaatattttttttctccgattacaaaaacatacataaataaataattaaataaatgtcctTAAAACACAACGAAAGCTCACTGAAAGTACAAACCACGGCGTGAAGATAAcagaaagggcaaaaaaaaaaagaaaaaaaagagctcattggACAGAGATGAAGTTGTTGGGAGGTTTTTGTTGCTAACAACCTGTCAGCGACAACAGGTGCAAAAAGGTGATGCTAGCTTTTTATCTTTAAAACTCGGGCGTGGGGCTCACTTACCATATTGCCGGCGGGTTAATCAAGGCGTCCCACGGATGGAAAATATAAGTTCAACCCTCACACGGGGTCACGATATCCTTTTAAAACACATAACCTTATTTTAGCCGTCCAGTCGTCCACCACCGTCGACAGCCACTGTGTGAGGAAAGTTGCTAAGCTCCGCCCTTCTTCCGTGTCCCGCCGGGCGGTGCCTGTCGCTGCTGGAGCAAGCGCACACCTCGAGCACCTTGATTGGCTGATTGCAAGAGCGTTTTAAAGAAGTATCACGTGACTTTTGCCACGACTTGGAACAAATGAGACGCTAAAAAAAGAGGGCGTGCTAAAGAGTAGAcgtcataaaaataaacaccgcTGTCTCTGTCTGATAGGTCAACATTGCTGCCATATTGGATGGGTCAGATGAGACTGCCTCTTTTATGTTATACTTGGCTCCAGAGGttagagcttaaaaaaaaaatatatatatatatttggaatTTATCACACAATTTCCTGACTTTGTGCGAAATAGGTATATAGGCAGGGAAAGCAggcaaacagatagaaatatatagaTTTGATTTGTCACAAGAAATAAATCTGAAGGGAACCAAAGTAAAAATTTAAATCTAATTTCACCACAGAAGTACTATGCAGCTAAATAGTGCACGAGGGAAGTAGCTGTATAATGACATATAAAGGAGAACAAA encodes:
- the LOC144015095 gene encoding AP-1 complex subunit sigma-3-like isoform X2, translating into MMRFLLLFSRQGKLRLQKWYTPMSDREKKKIIRDMTTAVLARQPRTCNFLHWKDLKIIYKRYASLYFCLAIENQENELLALEVIHRYVELLDRYFGNVCELDIIFNFEKAYFILDEFLMGGEIQETSKQIVNRSIEASDMLQETMEEYMSKPAF
- the LOC144015095 gene encoding AP-1 complex subunit sigma-2-like isoform X1, with the translated sequence MMRFLLLFSRQGKLRLQKWYTPMSDREKKKIIRDMTTAVLARQPRTCNFLHWKDLKIIYKRYASLYFCLAIENQENELLALEVIHRYVELLDRYFGNVCELDIIFNFEKAYFILDEFLMGGEIQETSKQIVNRSIEASDMLQEDGSNDWYEVELFGP